GACCGGACGGCGCACCTTGATCGTGGATGATGTCTGGGGGTCGGGGCGCACGATGACCGCGGTGCGGGCGCGTGTGTTGGCGGCGGGGGCCACACCGTACACCTGCGTGCTGCATTTCAACCCCCATCGCAGCCTATTTGGGAGTTTGCGACCCGATTACTACGCGGCCATCACCGATGCCTACATCGTCTATCCCTGGGAAATCGACCGCGGGATCGACAAGGTACCCTTGACCTCCCCCCTGGGCGAGGGGTAGCACCAGGGGCCAGAAGATGGCCCCTGGTGTTTTTTCGGTTACAGTTGCTCGAAGCGTTCCACGGGGATGACGAACACCGTGCCCCGTTTGATGGCCGGCTCGGCCGGAGCCGCGCAGTGTCCCCGGATGAGTTGGAGGGCTTCCTCGACCTGGTGCTCTTCCACCCCGATGAGGATGGTGGCTGACCCCTTGCGCAAGAACCCTCCGCTGGACGCGATTTTGGTCACCCGGTAGCCGGCTTCCAGCAGGGCTTCGCTCACCTGAGCGGTGTCGTCTTCCTGGATGATGGCAATAATCAGTTTCATGGCAACACCTCTTGAGGGGGACAGGTTGGGTTAGATTTCTTCGTAGTGCTCCACAGGGAACAGGAACACCGTCGCGCCGCCTATGGTGACGGCTTTGGGGCGCGGGAGGGGCAGGGGCAGCCCCCTGGCCGCCCCTTCGGCCACGAATTCCACCCGACGGCGACAACTGGCCTGAAGGGCCTGAATCACATCCTCTACCTGCCCTTCGGGGATGCCCAGCATCAGGGTCAGGTTGCGCCGCTGCAGGAATCCACCGGTGCTGGGGAGCACCGTCACCGGGACGCCCAGTTTAGCCATGGCTTCGGCCGCGTTCTCGAAGTCCTGCTCCTGAATGATGGCCAGGGCCAAGTGGCGGATGGGGGGCTCTTCCGCCGAGCGCCGCAGCAGGGACCCCGGCCAGGGCGGGAGTTCCAAAGCCAGGGCTTCGTCCACCTCGGCGGCCAGGCGGGAGAAGGTCTCCTCGGTGATAACCCCGTTTTGTAGCAGTTGCATCAGCGCACTGCGCTGGGCGCGCAGGGCTTCCAGCCGTGCGTTGCGCAGATCCTTCAGCGCCAGTTCGGGGTGGCGGCGCAGCAGTTCGTGCACCAGGGATTGCAGGCTGCGGCTGCGCTGTTCCAACAGGGGGCGCAGAATGCGCCAGGAATGTTCGGAGATCAGGCCGTCCTGGTACAGGTTTTTCAGGTGCTGATAAGCGGTGCGGGTGCTCACGGCGCGGGCGTGGCGCTCCTCGTAAAGCACCTGTTGTTCGTCCCGCTCGATGATGTTCAGTTTGCGAATGAGCATGCCGATGGTGCTGCCCTGCACCAGCAGCGTGAAGAGCACCACGCCGAAGGCCATCACCTGCACGAGAACGCCGTCGGGGCCCAACAGGGAGGGAAGCGCCACCGCCAGGGCCAGCGAGATGGCGCCCCGCAGGCCACCCCAGTACAGGATGTGCAGCCAGCGGAAGGGGATGCGGTCGCCCACCCAGGCCAGGCCGTACACATCCAGCGCCCGCGAGACCAGCACTGCCAGGATGGCCCAGCCGATCAGCACCAGATTCTCCCAAATGAGGGGCAGGTTGACCTGCAGTCCGATGAGCAGGAAGACGAAGGTGTTGGCGAAGAAGGACCCTGTTTCCCAGAAGTTGGTCACCACGATACGGGTGGTGGGGGACATGCCTTTGGGGCCGATGTTGCCGTTGAGCAAGCCGGCGGCCACTACGGCCAGCACCCCGCTGACATGCAACTGTTCTGCCACCAGGTAAGCGCCGTAGGCCAGCACCACGGTCAGGGCCGTTTCCAGCAGGTAGTCGTCAACGCGGGCGATGATGCCCGATATGAGGGCCCCCAGCAGGCCGCCCACCAGCAGGCCGCCGCCGGCCACCCGTAGGAAGTCCACCACGCTTTGAAACAGGTTGAACTGACCGGTGAGGATGACCGCCAGCACCAGGTTGAACACCACGATGGCCGTCCCGTCGTTGAGCAGGCTTTCCCCTTCCAGCAGCACCTGCATCCGCTTGGGCACACCCAGGCGGCGGAACAACGTCACGACGGCCACCGGGTCGGTGGCGGCCACCAGGGCGCCGAAAAGCATGGCGATGGGCAGGGGCAGCCCGGCGAAATAGTGCATGATGCTGCCCACCACCAGGGTGGTGAGCACCACTCCGGGGACAGCCAGGGTGAGGATGGGGGCCAGATCCTTGCGTAAGGCGTCGGCCCGCAGGTGGAAAGCGGCCTCGAAGATCAGAGGGGGAATCAGCAGACCCAGGACGAGGTCCGCCGTGAGGGGGATGTCCAGCCGGGCGAAGATGGCCAGGCCCAATCCCACCAGCACCAACCCCAGGGTGTAGGGCACCCGGAGGCGTCGGGCGGCCAGCCCGACCAACACGGCCACCAAAAGCAGGCCGATGGTCACTTCCAGGACGAGGAGCAAATTGAGTTCATCCATCGTGTCTCCTTTAGATGCGGTTTTTGTCTGCCCTGCGCATCGTTCTCGGAAACCTCAGGGCTGATGGGCGCCGCGCAGCAGCACGCGGGCAGGGGGCGGGGGCAGCGGGGCTGTGGCGCCGTGGGGAAAGCGCACCGTGCCGCCCTGGGGAGCGACGGTCAGCCGCACGCCGCGCCAGAAAAGGGTCACCGGGTGGGCGAAGGCGCTTTCGGCCTGGAGTTCAATGGCCTTGGGCGTCAGGGAGACCACCCCGGCCAGACGCAGCGCCGGGCTCAGGGGCGGCAGGCCCAGGAGCACATTGCGCTGGCCCATGCCCTTCCCGGTGCGGGCGTGGTAGGCCTCGCGGAGGTAGCCTTCACGCTGCAGCGTCTCGCCGGCCCCTTGCCAAAGGCGGGTGAGCAAATCGGCGGCCAGGGGACGGGCACCGGCCTGCTCCAACCCTTCCAGGGCGAACAGGTTCCACAGCATGTGCACCGCCTCCCAGGCCGGGGCCTTGGGCCGCCTGGTGGGCACCAGGGGCAGCCCATAGGGGCGAGCGTAGCCCTGGGGGCTTTGCAGCCGGCGGAGCACCTGCTGCTCCTGGGCGGGGGTGAGCATCCCGGCCCAAAAAGGCAGGAGCAGGGTAAGGTCGGTGCGCGTCAGGTCGGGCGTGCGCACCTCCACACGCGCCGAGGCGGGGAGGCCCTCCACGGTGAGGCTTTCCAGGCAGGCGTAGGTTTGCGTGGCGTTGAACACCATGCGCCCTTCGTACCAGGTCGGCGGCGCCGTCAGGTCTTCCCGGAGGGGCCGCCCCTGGCCGTCGCGACCCCGGAGGTGCACCTGAGGCCGCAGAGGGGCGTCGGCGTACACGATGATCACCGGGCGTATCGGAGGCGAGGCTTCTCCGCAGGGGCGCAGCGGGACGGCGCCCGAACCGCGGAGCTGGCCCAGGCGTTGCCCCGGCAGGCTCAGGTGGGTGTCGCGGTCCCAGCGCAGCGGGTGGGCGCGGCGGGGGTCCCAGGCCTGCTGCACCGCCTCCCGCAGGCGCCGGGCCCAGGCGCGGAGGGGTTTTTGCGCCTGGGGGCGTTGGGCCGGTGGGGCCAGGTTTTCCAGCACCTGGCAGGCGCGGTAGAGCAGCGCCCAAAGCGCCGGGTCCTCGACCGTGGCGAGGTCGGCGCCGGTGGACCAGGGGTGCCAGGGGCTGAACTCGGGCAGGCTCTCCAGCCCCACCTGAGCCGGATGGTGCCATTCGGGCAGTCCGTCACTGTCGGTGTCCTGCTCCGGCGCAAACCACACCTGCAGGAAGCGCCACAACGGCTCGAACATCTGAGCGGCGAAGGCGGGGTCGGGCTGTGCAGCGTAAATCCGACCGGCCAGGTCCACCAACAGAGGCGAGGCCAGCGCGTGGGCCTGTTGGCCTGCCGGGCCTGGGCCCGCGTCGATCCAGCCGTCCGGTCGTTGGTGGGCCAGAAAACCCTGCAGCAGTTCGGCAGCCAAATTGGGGGCGTGGGGCAGCAGAAAGGCACTGCTCAGATACCACACCTCGGGCACGGTGAGACCGCTCCAGGCTGGGGGGTGGTCGCTGCCGTGGCCGTTGGGTGAGTAGCCCTGGTCCGGTTCCCGGGCGCGCAGGGCGAAGCGGTGCTGACCCTCGCCGAAAGGCCCGTGGAGCAGGCGCAGGGCGCTTTGGCGGGCAAAAGTCAGCGCCCAGGCCTGAGTTTCGTCGGCGGGCTGTATCCTGGGCCAGGCTTGGTCGGCCAGGCGCAGGCGGGTGATTTGGGCTTCCCAGGGCCGGGCCGCCAGTCGGCGGGCGGTTTCCAGCCCGGCTTCGGCCTCGTAACCGACCAGATGGACCA
This window of the Anaerolineae bacterium genome carries:
- a CDS encoding phosphoribosyltransferase, translating into MRREILTWEEVDRLIDHLLPQFETEFDAMVIITRGGLIPGGMLAEALNLNYILTAAVDFPSQVAMERAKLVAWPKFLQFPEEGLLTGRRTLIVDDVWGSGRTMTAVRARVLAAGATPYTCVLHFNPHRSLFGSLRPDYYAAITDAYIVYPWEIDRGIDKVPLTSPLGEG
- a CDS encoding Na+/H+ antiporter produces the protein MDELNLLLVLEVTIGLLLVAVLVGLAARRLRVPYTLGLVLVGLGLAIFARLDIPLTADLVLGLLIPPLIFEAAFHLRADALRKDLAPILTLAVPGVVLTTLVVGSIMHYFAGLPLPIAMLFGALVAATDPVAVVTLFRRLGVPKRMQVLLEGESLLNDGTAIVVFNLVLAVILTGQFNLFQSVVDFLRVAGGGLLVGGLLGALISGIIARVDDYLLETALTVVLAYGAYLVAEQLHVSGVLAVVAAGLLNGNIGPKGMSPTTRIVVTNFWETGSFFANTFVFLLIGLQVNLPLIWENLVLIGWAILAVLVSRALDVYGLAWVGDRIPFRWLHILYWGGLRGAISLALAVALPSLLGPDGVLVQVMAFGVVLFTLLVQGSTIGMLIRKLNIIERDEQQVLYEERHARAVSTRTAYQHLKNLYQDGLISEHSWRILRPLLEQRSRSLQSLVHELLRRHPELALKDLRNARLEALRAQRSALMQLLQNGVITEETFSRLAAEVDEALALELPPWPGSLLRRSAEEPPIRHLALAIIQEQDFENAAEAMAKLGVPVTVLPSTGGFLQRRNLTLMLGIPEGQVEDVIQALQASCRRRVEFVAEGAARGLPLPLPRPKAVTIGGATVFLFPVEHYEEI